TCTATTAAAGCTGTTTTATAAATTGAATCATCAATTATATTTAATGATTCTATAGCTTTTTGACTTTCGTTTTTTGCTTTTAAATAAGTATATTCTAAAGAACCATATTTTTTCATAATTTTAAGTATTTTTTTTAAAAAACGACGATTTTTACCATATTTAATTATTTCTCGAATAAATTCAGATTCTTTTTTACTGCTATAATTTAAAGCATGTAATAATGGCAAAGTCATTTTACCTTCATTAAGATCATCACCAATATTTTTACCTATATGTATACAATTAGAACCATAATCTAAAAGATCATCAATTAATTGAAAAGCTGTGCCAATATAACGTCCATAATTTTGTAAAGCTTTTTCTTGTTCTGGTTGAGCATTTGCTAAAATTGCAGAAGAATGAGAAGTAGCTTCAAATAAACACGCCGTTTTATTATAAATAATTTGCATATATTCTTTTTCAGAAATATTAGGATTATTACAACTCATTAATTGTAAAACTTCACCTTTTGCTACTATATTTGCAGCTCCTGACATTAATTTTAAAACTGACATAGAATTAAGATCTATCATCATTTTAAACGATAATGTATAAATAAAATCTCCAACTAAAATACTTGAAGCGTTACCAAAAATTATATTAGCTGTTTTTTTACCACGTCTTATACAAGATTCATCTACAACATCATCATGTAATAAAGTTGCTGTATGAATAAATTCAATTAAAGCAGCAATTTTAATATGCTTATTTCCAGTATATCCTAACGATTTTCCTACTAAAATAGCAATTATTGGACGAATTCGTTTCCCGCCGCTATTAACAATATAATTTCCTAATTGTTTTATTAATAAAATATCAGAATTCAATTTATTGAAAATGATTTTATTTACAGCTAACATATCATCACTTATTAACTTTATAATATAATCTAAATCTTGAAACTTATTCATAAATCAATTTTATTTACTTTTATATATAAAACAAAATAATAAACATAAATTATTGTAATATGATATCATTAATAATAAAATTATTAAACGATATATTAAAATAATATATTTATATTAAAATATTAATATATAAAAAAATTAATTTTTCTAAAATAAAACACATTATATACTTGTATTATTATACTTATCTCGTAATATATTATTTTATTAAAAAAATCTAAATTTATTTTTAATTAAAATATTAAATATACAAAATGGAGTTTTATTATGTATGCAGTTTTTCAAAATGGCGGTAAACAATATAAAATTGAAAAAGAACAAACTATCCGACTGGAAAAACTAAATATCACAGTAGGAACAATTGTTGATTTTAAAAATGTTTTAATGATATACAACGGATCTGAATGTCAATTAGGAACTCCTATAATTAATAATGCAAAAATAAAAGCAGAAATAATAGCACATGGTCGTAATAAAAAAATAAAAATTATTAAATTTAATCGACGTAAACATAGTCGAAAACAACAAGGACATCGACAGTATTTTACTGATGTTAAAATAATTGATATTATTAAAAAATAAAATAGGAAAAACAAATGGCTCATAAAAAAGCAGGTGGGTCTACTCGTAATGGACGTGATTCAAACGCGAAACGTCTTGGTGTTAAACGATTCGGAGGTGAAAAAATATTATCAGGTAATATTATTGTTAGACAACGAGGAACAAAATTTCATGCTGGAAAAAATGTAGGTTGCGGTAGAGACCACACTTTATATGCATTAACTAACGGGATAATAAAATTTAAAACAAAAGGTTTAAAAAAAAGAAAATATGTAATAATTAAAACTTAATAACTATTTAAAAACATATAAAATTTATCATTTTTTTTTATTAAAAAAAATTTTAAAATATAACAAATTAAATAATTA
This Candidatus Providencia siddallii DNA region includes the following protein-coding sequences:
- the rplU gene encoding 50S ribosomal protein L21, producing MYAVFQNGGKQYKIEKEQTIRLEKLNITVGTIVDFKNVLMIYNGSECQLGTPIINNAKIKAEIIAHGRNKKIKIIKFNRRKHSRKQQGHRQYFTDVKIIDIIKK
- the ispB gene encoding octaprenyl diphosphate synthase, which produces MNKFQDLDYIIKLISDDMLAVNKIIFNKLNSDILLIKQLGNYIVNSGGKRIRPIIAILVGKSLGYTGNKHIKIAALIEFIHTATLLHDDVVDESCIRRGKKTANIIFGNASSILVGDFIYTLSFKMMIDLNSMSVLKLMSGAANIVAKGEVLQLMSCNNPNISEKEYMQIIYNKTACLFEATSHSSAILANAQPEQEKALQNYGRYIGTAFQLIDDLLDYGSNCIHIGKNIGDDLNEGKMTLPLLHALNYSSKKESEFIREIIKYGKNRRFLKKILKIMKKYGSLEYTYLKAKNESQKAIESLNIIDDSIYKTALIDLAYIVMKCWFLIRKYFKSYFFKLSNKNFK
- the rpmA gene encoding 50S ribosomal protein L27, with the translated sequence MAHKKAGGSTRNGRDSNAKRLGVKRFGGEKILSGNIIVRQRGTKFHAGKNVGCGRDHTLYALTNGIIKFKTKGLKKRKYVIIKT